The Deltaproteobacteria bacterium sequence CATCTTCCTGCCGCATTTGTCGCACTCTATGTCGGTCGGCTCCTCCTCGGCCTTGACGTTCCTCATGGTGGTCCTGGCCCGCTCCAGGCTCGCCTTGAACGGCCCGTAGAACTCGCGCATCACGCCGAGCCACGGGACCTTCCCCTCCTCGATGAGGTCGAGCTCCTCTTCCATGTGGGCCGTGAACTCCACGTCCAGTATCTCGGGAAAGCTCTCGACGAGCATGTCGGTGACGAGGAAGCCGAGGTCCGTGGGCTTGAGCTGCGAGCCCTCCTTCACCACGTACTCGCGCTCCTGGATCGTCGAGAGTATGGCGGCGTAGGTGGAGGGGCGGCCTATGCCGTTCTCCTCGAGCTCCTTTACGAGCGTTGCCTCGGTGTAGCGCGGCGGCGGCTGTGTGAAGTGCTGCTGGGGCACAAGCGATTTCAGCTCCAGCTTGTCTCCCTTTGAGAGGGGAGGCAGCGCCGCGGCCTTTTCCTCCTCCTCGTCGCGGCTCTCCACGTATACGGCCGTGAAGCCCGGAAACTTCATGACCGTGCCCGTGGCCTGGAAGACGTACTCGCCGGCCGTTATCTTCACCCTTGTCTGGTCGAAGAGCGCCGGGGCCATCTGGCTCGCCACGAACCTGTTCCATATGAGCTGGTAGAGGCGGAACTGATCGCGCGAGAGGTGGGGCTTCACCGCCTCGGGCGGGTACTGGAAGTAGGTGGGCCTTATGGCCTCGTGGGCGTCCTGCGCGCTCTTCTTGTTGCGGTAGACGTTGGGCTTTTTCGGGAGGTAGGCGTCGCCGTAGCGCTCCTTTATGAGCGTCCTCACCGCGGTGACGGCCTCGGCCGACACCCTCGTGGAGTCGGTCCGCATGTAGGAGATGAGCCCGACCGGTCCCGCCTCGCCTATGTCCACCCCCTCGTAGAGCTGCTGGGCGATGACCATCGTCTTCTTGGCCGTAAAGCCGAGCTTTCTGGCCGCCTCCTGCTGGAGCTTGCTCGTGGTGAAGGGCGCAAGGGGGTTGCGCTTCCTCTCCTTCTTCTCCGCCTCGGCGACGACGAACTCGGCGTTCGAGAGTTCGGCCACCACGGCCGAGGCCTCGGCCTCGCTGCCTATCTCTATCTTGGCGCCGCCCTTTTTTGCGAGCCTGGCCTCGAACCCGCCGTCCCCGCCGGCCTTCAGAAGCGCCGTAACCGACCAGTACTCCCTGGGCTCGAAGGCCTGTATGGCCCGCTCGCGCTCGCATACGAGCCTTACGGCCACGGACTGCACCCTCCCGGCGCTGAGCCCCCGGCGCACCTTCTCCCAGAGGATGGGGCTCACCTGGTAGCCCACGAGCCTGTCGAGGATGCGGCGGGCCTGCTGGGCCTCGAACTTGTTGCGGTCCAGCTCCCTGGGGTGGGCGATGGCCTCCTTCACGGCCTGCTCGGTTATTTCATTGAAGAGGACGCGGTAGACCCTGGCCTTTTTCTTCTTCCCCGCCACCTCGTCGGCTATGTGCCAGGCGATGGCCTCCCCCTCGCGGTCGGGGTCCGGTGCGAGGTATATATTCTCGGCCTTGCTGCCCGCCTTCTTGAGCTCGGCTATGGTCTTGCCCTTGCCCTTTATGGTGACGTAGTGGGGCTCGAAGTCCTTCTCGATGTCCACGCCGAGCTTGCTCTTGGGGAGGTCCTTTATGTGGCCCACCGAGGCCATGACAGTGAAGTCCTTGCCCAGGAACTTGTTGAGCGTTCTCGCCTTGGCGGGCGACTCGACTATGACAAGCGATTTCGCCATCGTTTGAGGTCTCTTCCTTTCGTTGCGTATTACGGCGCCGCGATGCCTTACGCCTTTAAGAAACTCTGATTTATTACACTGAGGGGAGCTTTTTGTAAAAGGGTCACAGACCCC is a genomic window containing:
- the topA gene encoding type I DNA topoisomerase; translated protein: MLGKTGGNQLALKVFGGSLREPGVCDPFTKSSPQCNKSEFLKGVRHRGAVIRNERKRPQTMAKSLVIVESPAKARTLNKFLGKDFTVMASVGHIKDLPKSKLGVDIEKDFEPHYVTIKGKGKTIAELKKAGSKAENIYLAPDPDREGEAIAWHIADEVAGKKKKARVYRVLFNEITEQAVKEAIAHPRELDRNKFEAQQARRILDRLVGYQVSPILWEKVRRGLSAGRVQSVAVRLVCERERAIQAFEPREYWSVTALLKAGGDGGFEARLAKKGGAKIEIGSEAEASAVVAELSNAEFVVAEAEKKERKRNPLAPFTTSKLQQEAARKLGFTAKKTMVIAQQLYEGVDIGEAGPVGLISYMRTDSTRVSAEAVTAVRTLIKERYGDAYLPKKPNVYRNKKSAQDAHEAIRPTYFQYPPEAVKPHLSRDQFRLYQLIWNRFVASQMAPALFDQTRVKITAGEYVFQATGTVMKFPGFTAVYVESRDEEEEKAAALPPLSKGDKLELKSLVPQQHFTQPPPRYTEATLVKELEENGIGRPSTYAAILSTIQEREYVVKEGSQLKPTDLGFLVTDMLVESFPEILDVEFTAHMEEELDLIEEGKVPWLGVMREFYGPFKASLERARTTMRNVKAEEEPTDIECDKCGRKMVIKWGRKGRFLACPAYPECKNTKDFTIDDDGRVVVVEREEEVRGQCPQCGKPMVLKSGRFGRFLACSDYPRCKTTRPYSTGIKCGAEGCDGELVERRTRKGRIFYSCSRYPQCEYATWKLPDKENSR